The Prevotella sp. oral taxon 299 str. F0039 genome has a segment encoding these proteins:
- a CDS encoding helicase C-terminal domain-containing protein: MEFAKSGDATILGRAPLSESEERAKMLIATDYARKMSLDLRMIDENAYSDHIDNKASHCAKMLNDYYQKYDAQKGTQFVFSDLGTYKPGGDFNVYSEIKRKLVEDYHIPSYEIRFIQECKNEKAKKAMVDAMNRGDIRIIFGSTSMLGTGVNAQQRAVAVHHLDTPWRPSDLEQRNGRAVRKGNLIAKEFADNKVDVIIYAVERSLDSYKFNLLHNKQLFINQLKTNTLGSRTIDEGSMDEDSGMNFSEYVAVLSGNTDLLEKAKLDKKIATLESERKNFLRERDAATGKLAEINSSVSFHSDKIKEAKADLACFEKRVERDKDGNPINKLTIKGVEDSTDLKVIAARLQEINDKARTKGEYNKIGEIYGFSIMVKTESTSKELFDCSVNRFFVKGQESIYYTYNNGKLATDPKLACQNFINVLERIPKVIESHEKEMAKVVANKDIYTNIANSSWKKEDELRSLKSEAAELDRKIALTLTPPDEEKEEKEEIKQGKDLSNNSAKIKNENNPAQDKEEYSRLQSFRPKWRR, translated from the coding sequence ATGGAGTTTGCCAAGAGTGGCGATGCTACAATCTTAGGACGAGCACCACTGAGTGAGAGCGAGGAAAGGGCAAAGATGCTTATCGCAACAGACTACGCCCGCAAGATGAGCCTTGATTTACGCATGATTGATGAAAATGCTTACTCAGATCATATAGATAACAAGGCAAGTCACTGTGCCAAGATGCTCAATGACTATTACCAAAAGTACGATGCACAGAAAGGGACGCAGTTCGTTTTCTCTGATTTAGGTACTTATAAGCCCGGTGGAGACTTCAATGTCTATTCGGAAATCAAGCGTAAGTTGGTAGAGGACTATCATATCCCGTCCTACGAGATACGCTTCATTCAGGAATGTAAGAACGAGAAAGCTAAGAAGGCGATGGTAGATGCGATGAACCGTGGTGATATTCGCATTATCTTCGGTTCTACCTCTATGTTGGGTACTGGCGTGAACGCACAGCAACGTGCCGTGGCGGTCCATCATTTGGACACGCCTTGGCGACCTTCGGACTTAGAGCAGCGTAACGGACGAGCTGTGCGCAAGGGAAACCTTATCGCCAAGGAGTTTGCGGACAACAAGGTTGATGTGATTATCTATGCCGTAGAGCGGTCTCTGGACAGCTACAAGTTCAATCTGCTGCATAACAAGCAATTGTTTATCAATCAGTTGAAGACCAATACGCTCGGTAGTCGTACCATTGACGAGGGCTCGATGGACGAGGATAGCGGTATGAACTTTTCAGAGTATGTTGCTGTGCTATCCGGTAATACAGACTTGTTAGAGAAAGCCAAACTCGACAAGAAGATTGCCACGCTGGAATCCGAGCGCAAGAATTTCCTCCGTGAGCGTGATGCCGCAACGGGAAAGTTGGCGGAGATTAACAGCTCCGTGTCTTTCCATTCGGACAAGATTAAGGAAGCCAAGGCGGACTTGGCATGCTTTGAGAAGCGTGTGGAGCGTGATAAGGACGGCAATCCAATCAATAAACTCACCATCAAAGGCGTGGAGGACAGTACGGACCTCAAAGTTATTGCTGCACGCCTGCAGGAGATTAACGACAAGGCACGCACCAAAGGCGAGTACAACAAAATCGGAGAGATTTATGGCTTTTCCATCATGGTGAAGACAGAGAGTACCTCAAAAGAACTGTTTGACTGCTCCGTGAACCGTTTCTTTGTCAAGGGGCAGGAGAGTATCTACTATACCTATAATAATGGTAAGTTGGCTACGGACCCGAAACTTGCGTGTCAGAATTTTATCAATGTCTTGGAGCGTATTCCAAAGGTAATAGAGTCGCATGAGAAGGAAATGGCAAAGGTTGTAGCCAATAAAGACATTTACACTAACATTGCCAACAGTTCTTGGAAAAAAGAGGACGAGCTTCGCTCACTTAAAAGTGAAGCTGCTGAATTGGACAGAAAGATTGCGCTTACCCTTACTCCGCCAGATGAAGAAAAGGAAGAAAAAGAGGAAATAAAGCAAGGAAAAGATTTATCCAACAACTCTGCCAAAATAAAGAATGAGAACAATCCTGCCCAAGACAAAGAGGAATATAGTCGTTTGCAGAGTTTCAGACCCAAGTGGAGACGTTAA
- a CDS encoding outer membrane beta-barrel protein, with amino-acid sequence MIIKRILLIFIILLLLFPTANATILNLVVGDTIYPTRKHVSSLHKTIELDEVQVIGQRKLFSIRKDTTFINTDCLRVRKGANLEDLIRNIPGMEYDKANRQLSFKGKPLNGVNINGETFMGNDIIAALENMPTDAVELLKLYDMLSALEKMTGVDDGADNYVLDIKTKSTYNGSLTGTLTAEHGNRDRRRDEVQGNLFNADGENTSLTLRSDNLSNMNIGGNNFQNILSGNIVKKFGKKITLNASLSLNAFHNGSENHDYDEQYLSSGTKYRESMLLSLSKNHSNAANINLQYNIDKKTLLNISANGNFGRSDNLTDNTTYLYERNTAADTLTSGTLRNNTKSNGKNYHVSADLTRRIGKAGASFTVKATLGGNSNETNNTSLSLTKFHHLRNAVGGDSLLLRNLCQQLPTLRNESRISLQYTHPFGKQLKLQTGYGLHHEEDRNTSNTYDYTIPNRPYIDSLSYENTLSICGQELALRMDYKGKQWKINSGIDVEWQRRNICRQHNSETVDYTVKATEYKPKFGAKWNNGKIEVELRYNGNTQQPSIQALLTLDDKSNPLSVKIGNPQLKPAYQQQLSIRLNERKYGITFMGNYHNSFNDFAEEVTYDSNTGARTYRTVNINGNYSVDGMLQWQKQVKRLMLSGTMRTSFKNHVYLFHEQTYGNALKSKTHTTGNEVSLRLNYQPKWGNIDLHASWQLYRSNNLLTNTHVNTIDYDCGISGTVELPHDIEIWGDANCHLRRGTYSTTDDDQWLLNVGASWRFLRKKQATLSFKWNDILNRRRDLNRSVSGYGYHESFRPQIHSYALVSLRYRFSLTKSKTDKNSHKQQNPNK; translated from the coding sequence ATGATAATCAAAAGAATTCTTTTAATCTTCATCATTCTACTTCTGCTGTTTCCCACTGCTAATGCTACTATTTTGAATTTAGTTGTGGGTGATACTATATACCCTACTCGAAAACATGTTTCTTCATTACATAAAACGATAGAACTCGATGAAGTTCAAGTTATTGGACAGCGGAAATTGTTTTCCATAAGAAAAGACACCACGTTTATCAATACTGATTGCCTTCGAGTAAGGAAAGGTGCTAACTTGGAAGACTTAATCAGGAATATTCCGGGCATGGAATACGACAAGGCGAACAGGCAACTATCATTCAAAGGAAAGCCATTGAACGGCGTAAACATCAATGGCGAGACCTTTATGGGCAACGACATTATCGCAGCGTTGGAGAATATGCCAACCGATGCAGTGGAACTACTGAAACTGTATGACATGCTCAGCGCATTGGAGAAAATGACGGGAGTAGATGATGGTGCTGACAATTATGTGCTGGACATCAAGACCAAATCTACCTACAATGGCAGCCTGACAGGAACACTAACGGCTGAACACGGCAATCGCGACAGACGCAGGGATGAGGTACAGGGCAATCTATTCAATGCCGATGGCGAAAACACCTCGCTGACTTTGCGCTCTGACAATCTTAGTAATATGAACATTGGGGGAAACAATTTCCAAAACATATTGTCGGGCAATATCGTGAAGAAATTTGGTAAGAAAATTACGCTCAATGCAAGCCTCTCACTCAATGCCTTCCACAATGGAAGCGAGAATCATGACTATGATGAGCAATATCTTTCATCGGGAACAAAATATCGGGAATCAATGCTGCTTTCCTTGAGCAAGAATCACAGTAATGCCGCAAACATAAATCTGCAGTATAACATAGACAAAAAGACTTTGCTGAATATAAGTGCAAATGGAAACTTCGGACGGTCAGACAACCTGACTGACAACACAACATACCTATATGAGCGCAATACGGCTGCGGACACGCTGACCTCGGGAACGCTGCGAAATAACACAAAAAGCAATGGAAAGAATTACCATGTATCTGCCGACCTCACACGGCGGATTGGCAAGGCTGGGGCATCATTTACCGTGAAGGCGACACTTGGCGGTAACTCGAATGAAACTAATAATACCAGCCTTTCACTGACGAAATTCCACCACCTGCGCAACGCTGTGGGCGGAGATTCACTACTGTTGCGCAATCTTTGCCAACAACTGCCCACCCTGCGCAACGAAAGCAGAATATCATTGCAATATACCCATCCTTTTGGCAAACAGTTGAAATTGCAGACAGGGTACGGACTGCATCACGAAGAGGATAGAAACACAAGCAACACTTACGACTATACTATACCGAATAGACCATACATAGATAGCCTAAGTTATGAGAACACACTATCTATATGTGGGCAGGAACTCGCCCTGAGAATGGATTATAAGGGTAAGCAATGGAAGATAAACAGTGGCATTGATGTAGAATGGCAACGCAGGAATATCTGCCGGCAACACAATTCGGAAACAGTGGACTATACAGTTAAGGCTACGGAATACAAGCCCAAGTTCGGCGCAAAGTGGAACAACGGAAAAATAGAAGTTGAACTGCGTTATAACGGAAACACACAACAGCCTTCCATACAGGCTTTGCTGACACTTGATGACAAGAGCAACCCGCTGTCCGTGAAGATAGGCAATCCGCAGTTGAAGCCAGCCTATCAACAACAACTGTCCATCAGATTAAATGAGAGAAAATATGGTATTACCTTTATGGGCAATTACCACAACTCGTTCAATGATTTTGCAGAGGAAGTAACGTATGACTCAAATACTGGCGCACGGACATACAGAACTGTCAATATCAACGGAAATTATTCTGTGGACGGGATGCTGCAATGGCAGAAACAAGTGAAGCGTCTGATGCTCTCTGGTACTATGAGAACTTCTTTTAAAAACCACGTCTATCTCTTTCACGAACAAACGTACGGTAATGCTTTGAAGAGCAAGACACATACAACGGGTAATGAGGTTAGCCTACGATTGAACTACCAGCCGAAATGGGGGAATATTGACCTACACGCCAGTTGGCAACTCTACCGTTCCAACAACTTACTGACAAACACCCATGTAAATACCATTGACTACGACTGTGGCATCAGCGGCACAGTAGAACTTCCCCACGACATTGAAATATGGGGCGATGCAAATTGTCATCTGCGCCGAGGAACCTATTCAACCACAGATGATGACCAGTGGCTATTGAACGTGGGAGCATCGTGGCGTTTTCTCAGGAAGAAACAAGCCACGCTCTCATTCAAATGGAACGACATTCTGAATAGGCGAAGGGACCTCAACCGTTCCGTTTCAGGTTACGGGTATCACGAGAGTTTCCGACCGCAGATACATAGTTATGCCCTCGTATCGCTGCGATACCGTTTTAGCCTTACCAAAAGTAAAACAGATAAAAATTCTCACAAACAGCAAAATCCTAATAAATAA
- a CDS encoding leucine-rich repeat domain-containing protein — protein sequence MKIVKNLTLPVLVFLVMGLASCSSDDNTVHYSTNSLKNTELMTVLKSKGYQFDKDGKLELNDLANNTTSLDLSGTNLKDLSGLDILPNLKDVKLSNNGYGPVFDFAQLPAQITGVDLTGNDIYDFEGLVNVKTEENGDETVTQLHKITKLYLPQTAKFNIKDLVRFYREKKAEIESGSIDVKMETAKGDLQKYNTIREIPDENIRANFKKYFSSIFDEDGIHIDISKRLSNKDRSNACVFNKWYGVATAETLEGVQYIVNNPYWDGKLLTVNLTNKAKLPYLRPCSGLMTLSLTDVDASEGINLEDATNMTGLLWVKVSGISEIDLSHSTLFGQRAIEQEQDGPGGSSLVFVECPDLKKIALPEKSGLRSYMITFANMKSLEQVDLSKFKMISNLELGGLSANCRVTYPELTEFHTYDKKTSFACTQDVFDRQETKDFIKKYLKVLTSGGGYIDGVEWSSLINN from the coding sequence ATGAAAATAGTAAAGAATTTAACATTACCAGTATTGGTATTCCTTGTGATGGGACTTGCCTCATGTAGCAGTGATGATAATACAGTTCATTACAGCACAAACTCCCTTAAAAATACAGAATTGATGACTGTGTTGAAATCGAAAGGTTATCAGTTCGACAAAGACGGTAAGTTGGAACTCAACGATTTGGCCAACAATACCACATCGCTTGACCTTAGCGGTACAAACCTGAAGGATCTCAGCGGTCTTGATATTCTTCCAAACCTAAAAGATGTAAAACTCTCCAATAACGGGTATGGACCTGTTTTCGACTTCGCTCAGCTGCCAGCACAAATTACCGGTGTAGATTTGACGGGCAACGACATTTATGACTTTGAAGGACTGGTGAATGTAAAGACGGAAGAGAATGGTGATGAAACCGTAACACAGTTGCACAAAATCACAAAATTGTACTTGCCACAGACAGCAAAGTTCAACATCAAAGACCTTGTGCGTTTCTATCGAGAGAAGAAGGCAGAGATTGAGTCTGGAAGTATAGACGTGAAGATGGAAACAGCAAAAGGCGACTTGCAGAAATACAATACCATTCGCGAGATACCTGATGAGAATATAAGGGCTAATTTCAAAAAATATTTTTCCAGCATCTTTGATGAAGACGGTATTCATATTGACATCAGCAAGCGGTTAAGCAACAAAGATAGGTCGAATGCCTGTGTATTTAATAAGTGGTATGGAGTAGCCACTGCTGAAACACTGGAAGGGGTACAATATATTGTGAACAATCCTTATTGGGACGGCAAACTTCTTACTGTAAACCTGACAAACAAAGCGAAACTCCCATACCTGAGACCCTGTAGCGGTCTCATGACCTTGTCATTGACAGACGTGGATGCCTCTGAAGGCATCAATCTTGAGGATGCTACAAACATGACAGGTCTCCTATGGGTAAAGGTTAGCGGTATTAGCGAAATAGATTTAAGCCATAGTACCCTGTTTGGTCAGAGAGCGATTGAGCAGGAACAGGATGGTCCCGGTGGTTCCTCACTTGTTTTTGTAGAATGCCCGGATTTGAAAAAGATAGCTTTACCGGAAAAAAGCGGATTGCGATCTTATATGATAACATTTGCGAATATGAAGAGTTTAGAACAGGTAGATTTGTCCAAATTTAAGATGATATCCAATTTGGAACTTGGTGGTTTATCTGCGAATTGTCGTGTTACCTATCCGGAATTGACGGAATTTCATACCTACGATAAAAAAACCTCTTTTGCGTGTACGCAAGACGTGTTTGACAGACAGGAAACAAAAGACTTTATCAAGAAGTATCTCAAGGTCTTGACCAGTGGTGGTGGCTACATAGATGGAGTTGAATGGTCATCACTAATTAATAATTAA
- a CDS encoding DUF4903 domain-containing protein, producing MRFITVKCILCLLAVFSLGLSSCNSDDNLEQKAPAQEYLKEAKDILSGDIVLSTKATMNTVDKTLLPQGCPTKFNFNWEKDSLRLTLDGFTVGKMPLIVYFSCKCKFMQLNSWEKDEYKGDGWIKFKGKDGSVTGNPKDDSGVQQGSGAGVEGYLNVKTNQITFIVDYNMMNVRSECFLQTIDKNRINNYEAEFAQYEKDLAAYKKEHGL from the coding sequence ATGCGATTCATAACAGTAAAATGTATCCTTTGCCTCTTGGCAGTGTTCTCATTGGGTTTATCTTCCTGTAACAGTGATGACAATTTGGAACAAAAAGCCCCCGCTCAGGAATACCTAAAAGAGGCAAAGGATATTTTGTCAGGAGATATTGTCCTTTCCACAAAAGCGACAATGAACACGGTCGATAAGACCCTCCTGCCCCAAGGATGTCCTACTAAATTTAATTTCAATTGGGAGAAGGACAGTCTTCGTCTGACGCTCGATGGCTTTACCGTAGGCAAGATGCCATTGATTGTGTATTTCTCATGCAAATGTAAGTTTATGCAACTCAACTCTTGGGAAAAAGACGAATATAAAGGGGATGGCTGGATAAAGTTTAAGGGTAAGGACGGTAGCGTTACGGGAAATCCTAAAGATGATTCCGGAGTACAGCAAGGAAGTGGCGCAGGTGTAGAAGGCTATCTGAATGTGAAAACAAACCAGATTACATTCATAGTTGATTACAACATGATGAACGTACGTTCCGAGTGTTTCTTGCAGACCATCGACAAGAACCGTATCAACAATTACGAAGCCGAGTTTGCCCAATACGAGAAGGACTTGGCAGCCTATAAGAAGGAACACGGATTGTAA
- a CDS encoding TonB-dependent receptor, with translation MQKKGFLFLLLCLLLAISAQAQRRVRITILEKDTQQPLVGATVQYATSKEMLDVKNTITDIEGKVILSIEKGKELYYNVHATGFVPVKGSVPPQENNIKIVMREDVLHLNDVVVTGSRTERPVKLSPITTQVLGGKALVDAGYSDLQHALQQETPGLNIQKVGFGNEISMQGLDARHVLFLQDGERMTGDMAGNLDYERFNLHAIDRVEIVKGASSTLYGSRASGAVINLISKKATKPLDIQAGMRWAQMNERNYKTPSPKDFLYMFEKNSDRPNLQAWLSAGVKHKAFTSQTDVWYSESDAFYMYQAENDSKTYTKEANPFLPHDITLNGTAVRSPMGIEGTEHISAAQKFYYEPNRNLSVQVYGSMFFMNSYDLIQDMTFSQSRDFMAGVKAKYNVKDWFTVNLSIHNDFYDRFKRHERIDERKKVYKSKIFEPRLTLTSTYFSGHSIILGVEHTSDELTSDRFVNRKMTTRALHETEYFLQDEWTANKHWMLSTGVRTNFSKAFGFMYMPKIAVKYSPDEHWAIRANYSMGYRAPSIKELFFNWDHLGMFQIRGSEDLKPEKNHYFSLGAEYTHNGFFMNVNAYINKFRNKIEGVWHIYDMQYNFEYTNLSSQRLYGIEAILKWHFLDHFTLNGTYSYVNVSKQDGIQVNTTSPHAATASIDYVYNKPNYRLKTIFSASLMGEKNFDVQDRVWVEEHHKSYDAYFRCTLPTYALCNLAVVQTFYNKVKVTLGVDNIFNYVPHTLGSGITMFNVPATSGAKGYVQVEFLVDDIVKSLKRKK, from the coding sequence ATGCAGAAGAAAGGATTCTTATTCTTACTCCTTTGCCTGCTTTTGGCGATAAGCGCACAGGCACAGCGCAGGGTAAGGATAACCATACTTGAGAAAGATACGCAGCAACCTTTGGTAGGGGCTACTGTGCAATATGCCACGAGCAAAGAGATGTTGGATGTTAAGAATACCATTACCGACATTGAAGGCAAGGTGATATTAAGTATAGAAAAGGGAAAGGAACTATACTATAATGTCCATGCAACGGGCTTCGTCCCCGTAAAAGGAAGTGTGCCGCCACAGGAAAACAACATAAAGATTGTTATGCGCGAAGACGTGCTGCACCTGAACGATGTCGTTGTAACAGGTTCACGAACAGAGCGCCCCGTAAAACTTTCGCCCATTACCACACAGGTATTGGGCGGAAAGGCACTCGTTGATGCAGGGTACAGCGACCTACAACATGCCCTGCAACAAGAGACACCAGGACTCAACATTCAGAAAGTGGGTTTCGGCAACGAAATCTCGATGCAGGGACTCGACGCGCGCCACGTTCTCTTTCTGCAAGACGGTGAACGAATGACGGGCGATATGGCAGGCAACCTCGACTACGAACGCTTTAATCTGCACGCCATCGACCGTGTGGAGATTGTAAAGGGTGCCAGCAGTACTCTGTATGGCAGTCGTGCTTCGGGTGCGGTCATCAATCTTATTTCTAAAAAAGCGACCAAACCATTGGATATTCAGGCAGGTATGCGCTGGGCACAGATGAACGAGCGCAACTACAAGACACCGTCTCCAAAAGATTTTCTATATATGTTTGAGAAGAACAGCGACCGCCCTAACCTGCAAGCATGGCTTTCGGCAGGAGTGAAGCACAAGGCTTTCACCTCACAAACCGACGTATGGTATAGCGAGAGCGATGCCTTTTATATGTATCAGGCGGAGAACGACAGCAAGACCTACACAAAGGAGGCTAACCCATTCCTCCCTCACGACATCACGCTAAACGGCACTGCCGTCCGTTCACCAATGGGTATTGAGGGAACGGAGCATATCTCGGCAGCGCAGAAGTTCTATTACGAGCCTAACAGAAACCTGTCGGTACAGGTGTATGGTTCGATGTTCTTCATGAACTCATACGACCTGATACAAGACATGACCTTCTCGCAGAGTCGCGACTTCATGGCAGGCGTTAAGGCGAAATATAATGTAAAAGACTGGTTTACCGTAAACCTTAGCATACACAACGATTTCTACGACCGTTTCAAACGGCACGAGCGTATCGATGAACGCAAGAAGGTGTACAAGAGTAAAATATTCGAGCCACGTCTCACACTGACAAGTACCTACTTTAGCGGACACAGCATCATACTTGGAGTGGAACATACTTCGGATGAACTCACCAGCGACCGATTTGTAAACCGTAAGATGACCACTCGGGCACTGCACGAGACGGAATACTTCCTGCAAGATGAATGGACGGCAAACAAGCATTGGATGCTGTCGACAGGCGTGCGCACTAACTTCTCGAAGGCGTTCGGATTTATGTATATGCCAAAGATTGCAGTTAAATATTCGCCTGATGAGCATTGGGCAATACGTGCCAACTACTCCATGGGCTATCGTGCGCCCAGCATCAAGGAACTGTTCTTCAACTGGGATCATCTCGGAATGTTCCAGATAAGGGGTAGCGAAGACCTGAAGCCAGAGAAGAACCATTATTTCTCTTTGGGAGCAGAATACACCCATAATGGTTTCTTCATGAATGTAAATGCTTACATTAATAAGTTCCGTAACAAGATAGAGGGCGTATGGCATATTTACGATATGCAGTACAACTTCGAATACACCAATCTCAGCAGTCAGCGTCTGTACGGAATCGAGGCTATCCTGAAGTGGCATTTCCTCGACCACTTTACCCTGAACGGAACTTACAGCTATGTAAACGTGAGCAAGCAGGATGGCATACAAGTGAATACCACGTCGCCACATGCTGCCACGGCAAGCATCGACTATGTATATAACAAGCCTAACTACCGCTTGAAAACCATCTTCAGTGCATCGCTCATGGGCGAGAAAAACTTTGATGTGCAAGATCGTGTGTGGGTGGAAGAACATCATAAGAGCTACGATGCCTATTTCCGCTGCACGCTGCCTACCTATGCACTCTGTAACTTGGCAGTGGTGCAGACATTCTACAACAAAGTGAAAGTTACGCTCGGAGTAGATAACATCTTCAACTATGTGCCCCACACCTTGGGGTCGGGCATCACTATGTTCAATGTTCCTGCCACCAGCGGTGCAAAGGGATATGTGCAAGTGGAGTTTCTTGTTGATGACATTGTAAAATCATTAAAAAGAAAGAAATGA
- a CDS encoding HmuY family protein, which yields MRKYIFILFALTTALSSCVSYDAEEFTGKTLPRVTGYTTGITNDWLYINLRTGKIFNLDKPNGDIKEGEQRERTDWDIAFCGYRMRTNSGTSGNGKGGAADLGYGSYDTWKTVAQLPTNLQWVVDDHSVYITMSQNDWNKYLIANKLDFEQNPWFDPNRGPASTQTDANPILAKAMTFTGPPPVYAPSFHTYVVRTADGERYFKLQIISWYKADVEIGDTGGQMSYYCDELR from the coding sequence ATGAGAAAATACATATTCATACTTTTCGCTTTAACGACAGCATTGTCCTCGTGCGTGAGTTACGATGCGGAGGAGTTTACGGGCAAAACGCTGCCAAGAGTTACGGGATACACCACTGGCATTACCAACGATTGGCTGTACATCAATTTGCGCACAGGAAAAATATTCAACCTTGACAAGCCCAATGGCGACATTAAAGAGGGCGAACAGCGGGAACGTACCGACTGGGACATTGCCTTTTGCGGCTACCGTATGCGAACGAATAGCGGAACATCGGGTAATGGAAAAGGCGGAGCCGCCGACTTAGGATACGGCAGTTACGACACTTGGAAAACGGTGGCGCAATTGCCAACCAATTTACAATGGGTGGTGGATGACCATTCGGTATATATCACCATGTCGCAAAACGACTGGAACAAGTATCTCATCGCCAATAAACTCGACTTTGAACAGAATCCTTGGTTCGATCCCAATCGCGGTCCTGCATCGACACAGACAGATGCTAACCCCATATTGGCAAAAGCGATGACCTTCACAGGTCCGCCACCTGTATATGCACCCTCGTTCCATACATACGTGGTACGCACTGCCGACGGAGAGCGATATTTCAAATTACAGATCATCAGTTGGTACAAAGCCGATGTCGAAATAGGCGACACGGGCGGACAGATGAGCTATTATTGTGATGAACTCCGGTAG
- a CDS encoding PepSY domain-containing protein yields MKKTTWKRHHRWLGIILAPFITLFCLSGIVLNHPGLFADANVSRELLPVEYQYAGWNKGLLRGTIKWHGNTLIYGNAGILIREAHNGTIRDFNRGLPNGADHRSIRGVVSMPNGFLYAISQYNLYCLNECGAWMKIDLPNDEHERLSDITQKNDSLIITGRSHIYLSHVPYHTFQKITLKKGGNDKGKVSLFRTIWLLHGGGLFGIVGKLFVDLVGLILLFLSISGIYYSFAPRPHSSFGARIKSWLIKWHNQIGWASIFFLLLLTITGWMLRPPALIAIASAKIPPIPFSAMDSDNPWNDCLRSLRYDDDKEDWLLCTSDGFYSLRHLSDTPQKEQVQPPVSVMGINVEQKDSRHKWLIGSFSGLYVWDRPHEEVTDYFTHHAPQSTSRMPISSHPISGFSSDINGEELVVDYNKGCPRLAMPNIMATLPMSLRNVCIEVHTGRIFTFLGKASILYIFLMGIACVWCLWSGWKIYRRYPR; encoded by the coding sequence ATGAAGAAAACAACATGGAAACGGCACCATAGATGGTTAGGCATAATCTTAGCCCCGTTTATTACGCTCTTTTGTCTCTCGGGTATCGTGCTCAATCACCCCGGCTTGTTTGCAGATGCAAACGTAAGCCGAGAGCTTCTGCCAGTAGAATATCAGTATGCTGGGTGGAACAAGGGCTTGCTGCGAGGCACGATAAAGTGGCACGGCAACACGTTGATATACGGCAATGCGGGAATATTGATCAGAGAGGCACACAACGGCACGATAAGAGATTTCAACAGGGGCTTGCCCAATGGTGCCGACCACAGAAGTATCCGTGGCGTAGTTTCTATGCCAAACGGATTCCTATATGCCATAAGCCAGTATAATCTATATTGCTTGAACGAGTGCGGCGCTTGGATGAAGATTGACTTGCCCAATGATGAGCATGAACGGCTAAGCGACATTACGCAGAAAAACGATTCGCTCATCATTACCGGGCGCTCACACATCTATCTTTCTCATGTTCCTTATCATACTTTTCAAAAAATCACGTTAAAGAAAGGTGGCAATGACAAAGGCAAAGTTTCGCTATTCCGTACAATATGGCTTCTTCATGGGGGCGGACTGTTTGGAATTGTAGGCAAACTCTTTGTCGATTTAGTGGGGCTTATCCTCTTGTTCCTATCCATATCAGGCATATACTATTCCTTTGCACCTCGCCCGCATTCATCATTCGGTGCACGAATTAAAAGCTGGCTGATTAAATGGCACAACCAAATAGGCTGGGCATCCATATTCTTCTTGTTGCTGCTTACCATTACGGGATGGATGCTACGCCCACCTGCACTCATAGCCATCGCTTCAGCCAAAATCCCTCCGATACCTTTTTCCGCAATGGATAGCGATAACCCGTGGAACGATTGCCTACGCTCACTACGGTATGATGATGACAAGGAGGACTGGCTGCTATGCACTTCCGACGGTTTCTACTCTCTCCGCCATTTGAGCGACACACCGCAAAAAGAGCAAGTGCAACCACCCGTGAGCGTTATGGGCATCAATGTTGAGCAAAAAGACAGTCGGCACAAATGGCTGATTGGCTCGTTCAGCGGTCTGTATGTATGGGACAGACCCCACGAGGAAGTTACCGATTACTTCACCCACCACGCACCCCAGTCTACAAGCAGAATGCCTATCAGCAGTCACCCTATATCAGGATTCTCGTCAGACATAAATGGCGAAGAACTTGTCGTGGACTACAACAAAGGTTGTCCTCGTCTTGCCATGCCCAATATCATGGCAACATTGCCTATGTCGCTGCGTAATGTTTGCATAGAAGTTCACACCGGGCGTATCTTTACATTCTTGGGCAAAGCCTCTATATTATACATTTTTCTCATGGGAATAGCTTGCGTATGGTGTCTTTGGAGTGGCTGGAAGATATATAGAAGATACCCTCGTTGA